The Bdellovibrio sp. NC01 genome includes the window TTGGTTTGCAGTGCCGTTCAAGGATTTATATTCGTAACCGGTTGCTCCCGAATTCATTCCTAAAATCTGATTAGCAGTGCCAAGACCAGACAGTCCACCCAATGAAAGAGTAGGGGTCGCACCACCCGTAGAACTCAGCGGCGACGTTGCACTGACAGAAGTCACTGTGCCGCTGGTTAATGTTTGCCATGATAAATTTCCAGAGCCATCATTGATCAACGCTTGTGTTCCCGAACTCTGTGATGTCGGAAGTTTTAAAACATAGCTTGTGCCAATCGCGCCAGCAGGTCCTTGGATAGTTGCAGTGTTAGCACCTGATCCCGCCGTAAAAATATCGCCCGTATTCGCGCTATGAGTGATATTGCTTGCAGCAAAATTGCCAGAGCCATCGCGTTTAACCAAGGTCGAAGGTGTATTTGCATTGGTCGCGGCATTCGCAAGTAGTTCGGCATTATGAATGTTCGCCGCCGTTGAACCGCCTACGGCATTCACTGTCGCAGCAACAGAACCCGAACCACTTGCAGACACGTCGCTTGTTAACGCCGTGATGGTGCCACCAGTACCATTGGCGGTTGCAAGAACTGCCCACGCACCGGAATTAAATTGATAGATTTTAAAAGTATCCGTCGCAAAATAGATGGCGCCAGCTGACGGGGAACCAGGCTTCGCAGCATCAAGACCTGTTTGGATAGATGGAGTTCCACCCGCGTTACTCACAAGTGGATCGTTAATACCATAGCCACTTAAAGAGTTCGGTTTGCCCGTCGTGATTTTTGCCCAATCCAGTGACGGAATATCCGCAGCAACAAGAGAGCTAGCTCCGGAAGTCACACGACCTTTAGAGTCCGTTGTCACCTTATAGTAAGTACCTGCAGTTCCCGTTGCCGCTAATGTCAAAGTTGCTGAGCCCGCACTTGAAGTCACATCTCCGGTAAATGCGGGAAGATTTGCAGCCGGAAGAGTTCCACTTAAGTCACTCGCCGCTAACGGAGAGTTCACAAACGCCGTCCCATTGAATTTTAAATAGTCCTTATTAGCAGGCGCCGTCAAAGTCAGAGTAGATCCCTGAAGTTTCGCGACCGTCGCCGCTGCGGAACCAGGCCCACTTGCTGTCACATCACCTGTTAAAGCAGTGACATAATTACCCGCAGCTTGCTTGCCATTAAAAGTGTTCCAATCGGAAGAAGACAAGTAACCACTCGTTGAAGTTGTTGCTTGGGCAATCGTTATCGAAGGCGTCGTCGTTGCATTCGTTACAGACAAAGGAGCCGACGCACTGACCGAAGTCACAGTTCCAGCAGGAATATTCAGCGTCGCTGGAATCCACTTAGAACCATTCCACTGTAAAACTTGATTTGTTGTTGGTGCCGTCGTGTCGACTGGATTGTTTTGCAGCGCCACAACTTTGGCAGCGCCAATAGAACCTGTGACGTCACCAGCAAGACCGACGTTAATCGCCTGACACAAAAAACTTCCAGACACAGAATTCCAATACATCGTCTGACTTGTTGAACAACTTGCCGAAGCGACGTAGCCATTAAACGCAGATTGTGAAACGTAATTCGAAAGCGTTGAAGAAAGATTTGAAACATCAGCGGTTGTTAAAGTATTCGCTGACCAATTCGTACCGTTATATTTTAGAACTTGTCCCGAGGTCGGTGCAGCGGTACTAACGCTGACGCCTTGAAGGGCTGCAACCTTTGGATTCGGATAACTTCCTGAAAGATCGCCACCAGCCGAAGCACCTGTTTGCAGGGCATTGGTGATACGCGAGTCATTACCGGCAGCAACAGTGTTGGCTGTCGTACCAACATTCAAAGTTAAATTGGGTGTTGAAGTTCCATTTGTCACGGTCAAATAAGAATTTGCGGAAGTGACATCGGTAACCGTACCGCCGTTAGCTCCAGAAATTCCAGAGCAGCTTAACGCAGACCCATTCCACGATAAAAAAGTTCCCGCAGCACACGTCGGGATTCCCGCTTTCGTAAGAAAGTCAGACGCGATATTAGTACCAAGTTTTTCCGCCGCTAAAGCATAACCCGCAAATGGTACAGATCTAACAACGCTATCAGGAGAAATAGTTTTCCACCCTGAGCCATCATGAAACGACACACGAAGTTTTCTAATATCGCCCGCCGTTGCTTGATAGGTGCTTGAAGTATTCGCGCAAGAGTAAGTCGCGCCGCTCGAGGTACAAGTACCGCAATTGAAAAGAGTCGTGTTGTTAAAGGCATCAAGAACACTGCTTAGACCTAATGGGAACTGAATGGAACCCGTGCCGATAGGAATATCGAACACGCCACCAGAATTCACCATGTTGTAACCAGAAATTTGTTCTTGATAGATGATGCAACTGCCAGCCGGATTTAAAATCTGAAAAACGAAAGAGACGTTGTTGTACTCAAGTGGTGTCCCGCTGGTATTGAGGATGCGACCTTGATACGTCAAAGCCGAAGGAGAAGCTTGAGCTGTCGATGAAATTGCAAAGATTGCCAACAAGGCTGTATAAAGCCCAACAAAAAGCTTTGGCAAAGAAGGACGCGTAAGGCGTTTCATGGACGTTCAAGAACCTTTCAAAGCAGGTATTCCCTAATAAAATCGGCATTTTTATTTGTTTTCTGAAGTGTTCCTAGGGGCATTCCTGCCCCTTTTAGCATTACGAATGATTTAGCCTTTCAACCGTACACTGGCTTTTTTTGAGACAAGCTGTTATGGTCCCCGCGATTCAAAACCATTAGGAGAACCCAATGAAAGCTCTAATCAAAAAGGCTGTTCCGTTCGTGTTTGTTCTTTCTTCTGTCGCAGTCGCTGCAGGTGTTATCACTAAAGACGCCGTCAATGCGAAGGTTGCGGCTTTAGCATCTGCTTACAATGACGACTCGACAAATATTCAGGTCGTGTTCACTGATCTGAATGTTGATTCAGTTCGTGCTTTGGATTTCGGCGTTAAAGGTTCAGTGAATAAAAAAGGCACTGAAAATACTTTGAATCTCAACGTTGAAGGCGTGCAGTATCACTACGGTAATGGTGCAAATCCAACGGTGACAGGCAAATTGACTGCGCAATTGGATTTACTAAAAGCATTTGGCCAAACATTCTTAAACAATGCCGGCACTGAATTCGAAGAGCTTGCGAAAAACGCGGCTGCAACATTCGGCCAAAGCTATGGCGATGCTTTAAGTGTTGATGCTAAACTAGTTGATTTGACGAAAGACCAAGCTGGTAACGTTGTATCAGCGAAAGTTTCTGTTCTGGCCGTTGTCGATTTCAGTAAGTTACCAGCGACAATCAAAGTTGAAGATGTTGAATTCAAATCTTTGCAAGTTGAATTAGCAATCAATCGCGCTGGTGCAGCAGGTGCATTCAGAGTCGTGATGAATCCAGCCAACAAAAGCTTCAATCAAGATCAAACAGGCATGAAAGAAGTCATCGAAAAGATTTTGAGCGAAGATGCAGAAATGTATCAGCATATTAATGGCTTTATGAAGTGGTTAAATGATGTTGCCACTGAACTCGTAAATCAAAAAGCTCAGCAATAAAACTACCTAAAAGGCCGCTGTTAAAAGCGGCCTTTTTTATTTTAGGCGCAGTTCTTGCTCTTTTATAATTAAAGTCAACTAACTCCGGGTTCTCGGGGGCAGTTTCCCTCGAGCATTCAAAGCGAAGGGGCAATTATGGACTTACAAAGAAACCAACCAGATAAAAGAACTGCACCAGTCACTGGTGGCAGTCCTGAAGCAGAGCTTCGTCAATTCGTCGATCACTTCGTAGAAGCCATTCACGATCAAGATCTTGAAGCAATCATGGCTTGTTATGCCGATGATGTCGTTGCGTTCGATATGATGACACCGCTTCAATTCGTCGGCAAAGATGCATATCGAAAATCCTGGCAAATGGCCGTGGAAAATACCAACCCAGACGCCGAGTTCACTTTACATGAAACAAAAATCACAGCCAGCGACAGCGTGGGATTTTGTCACAGCCTTTGTCACTGTGTCGGATCAATGAAGGACGGGCAAAAAATGGACATGTGGATGCGCTGGACGGATTGCTTCGAGAAAATTGATGGCAAGTGGCTGATTACTCACGAACAAGTCTCGGTACCGGTCGACATGGAAAGTGGTAAAGGTGCTTTCAATTTAAGACCGGAAGGCAATGTAGTTGACCCAGGCTTATATTATACTTAAAACTGGCAAGACTTAACCAAACGAGGCTCGATGCTTTACCGCTTTCAAATTGAACTTTCCGATATCGATCGCGGTGTTTACGAATCCTTGGATTTCCGCGTGGCGCAACATCCTTCGGAAACGTATCCGTATATGCTCAGTAGAGTCCTGGCTTATTGTTTGGCTTATCAAGATGGACTTGAATTTACACCCGGTGGATTGGCTGATCCCGATGCACCGGCGTTACGCAAGCTTGGTGGTTTAAATACCATCGACCTATGGATCGAAATCGGCAATCCTTCGGCTCGTAAACTGCATAAAGCAGGGAAGAGTGCCAAAGAAGTGATGGTCTTCACTTATAAAAATCCTGAAGTTCTTTTGACGGAAGTTAAAAATGGCGATGTTCATCGCGCCAGCGATCTGCAGATTTCTGCGTTCGATGCAAAATTCTTAGATTTATTAGGCGAGAAAGTCGAAAAGAACAATACCTGGTCACTGCTTGTACAACAAGGACAGATGGACATCACGGTGAAGGGTGAAACCTTCACCAGCGACGTCGGTCAGTTTTCAGTGACGTAGACTAAAACAACTGATTTTGTACCGCCACGGCAGTCAGAACTTTGGGTGTGCTCTCTTCAATAAATTTTATATCGAATTCTTTATCTTTCAGAATTTTCGATAATTCTTCTTCTGTGAAGAAATGAGTGCTATCCGCTCCGTGCATGATTTCTGTTTCGCCGTGTTCACTTTTTCTTGGCACTGTTAAGAACAGAACTCCCTGTTCAGGAAGCATCATGTGAATGATTTCAAGCGTGTGCTCGAAATCTTCGCCTGACATATGTTCAAAGGCGGCTCCACCCCAGATGCCTTGTAATTCGTTGGGAACTTTTGTGGAAGCGAGTTTTTTAAAAGTACCTTGAATCATTTCGATGCCTTCGGCCTGCCATTTTTTGCAAAGCTCGGGATCTTGTTCGACACAGATCACGTGAAAACCGTTGTCTCTGAATTTCTTAAGCAATTCTGTTTCGCTCGCGCCGAGGACCAGAACAGTTTCGCCGGGCTCCAGGTAAGTTAAGAAAGTGGTAACGGCATCACGGTATTCGCGCGGAATAATTTCGTTGGTTACAAGTTCCATATATTCTCCTGCCTTAATAATTTATCCAGCACGGTCAGCAACGATGTGAACCTTGCCGATGTTTCCGGAAGGATCTTTGATCTTTCTTTTAGGAAGTGTGATGGATTTGTGTTTTAGTTTCTTGTATTCAATTTTTTCTAAAATGTGATTGATAATATTTAAGCGAACCCTGCGCTTGTCCTCAGAGATCGCGACGTACCACGGAGCCCACGAACTGTTTGTCGCTTTAAACATTTCATCGCGGGCTTTGGTGTATTCATCCCACAGATCATACGATTTGATATCCATGGGTGAAAGCTTCCAGATTTTTCGACCATCATGAATGCGATCATGCAAACGGCGTTCTTGTTCTTCGGGACTGACTTCAAGCCAATACTTTAATAAAATGATTCCAGCGTCGACCATCGCGCGTTCGAACAACGGCACGGCTTTCAAAAAAGATTTCACCTGTTCTTTCGTACACCAACCCATGACATTCTCAACGCCAGCACGATTGTACCAACTGCGATCAAAGATCACCACTTCACCAGCGGCGGGAAGATGCGCGACATAGCGTTGAATGTACATCTGACTGTTTTCTCGCTCTGTGGGCGCGGGCAGGGCAACAACCCGAAATACACGTGGGCTGACTCTTTCAGTAATGGCTTTGATGGTGCCACCTTTGCCTGCGCCATCGCGGCCCTCAAAGATAATGCACACCTTAAGTCCCTTATGAGCGACCCACAGTTGCAAATTGACAAGTTCGATATGGAGTTTTTTAAGCTCTTGTTCGTAGACTTTAGAGCTTAAAGATTCTTTGGCATGAGCTTTTTTTTCGATTTTGCTTAAGCTTTTTTTAGGGGCCATACACTTCTCCGAAATGAATAACCTCTAACCAGTTTAAATTTGAAAATTTCGAATAGAAACAAGTTCGTCGGCGCTCTGTTGCGACACATCCGCCTTACGTGTTACTTAGCAACTGAAAATTCAACGCTGATGGTGTGACCTTGGGCTGTGCCGCTCATCGTAGCAAAGGGGCCTGCTTGCAGACGCTTGACTCCGGATTGGCCGATAGTTGTTGGAAAGGGCGTGTTTGCTTGCAGGTACATGCTGGAAGAGTACGACGACAATTCATTTTTACTATCGAGGCGATATGCATACATCTGAATCGACATATTTAATTTATAGCGCGCGACCAAATTCGCTGGTGCTTGGTAACGGGTGAAGTAGGGCGCTAGTTCTGAATTGATATTGCAGATGAATAGACTTTGTTCGCGTGAATAAATCGTCGTTTCGCAGTCGTTATCGACACACCATCTTGCATGCAAAACGATATCGGGTGGTGTCGCCGGTGGAATGTCGGGCTCCATCGTTTTGTTGGTGCGAGAATAAGGTGTGCAACCACTGACATCGTTGCAGATCTTCAAAACATCGTTTTCAACCGCGTATGAATAAGAAAAAACCGTGCGAGCTTTTACATCCAGAAATTTTACGGTTTTCCCGTCATCGCTTAAGATTTGCAATTTCTGTTTATCGTAGTGCGCACCTAAAGTGATAATGGCATCCACTGTCTTATCAGAAACAAAGTACCAGCCCTTATAATAAGCTCCGTAACCACCGTCATCGGCAACGATGTGTTCATTCAACCAAACGCCTTGCGGAAATGCCGCGAACGCAGAACTGAACGAAAGAGTAGCAAAAATTAAAATGAGGACTTTATTCATAGGGTGACTCCGGACCCACCCAATCTGCGCTGGATGTTCCCAGGAGTCAAGAACGCTTGGTTTTTATTTGGTTTGCAAAAAGACGGCTTAGCGAAGCGCTTTTGCCGTCAAATCGAACAGAACTTTCTTTGTAAGCGGATATTCGCGAGTACCCATGACGTACGTATCAACACCACGAAGCGTTTCGCGGTGGTTGGCCCAGGCGTAGTTATCAAGGCCGATGATGCGTGAATCGTTGGCAGCAAAATCAAAGTGCATTTGCATGCGCTTTGCCATGATCACATCACGATCAGCAGGCGAAAACTGCTGCAAGAACTCATCTGTACCATCAGGCACAAGGACGATCGGTTTATCAGTCACGCGTTTTAAACGCTCGACCGAATCTACAACTTGGGTTTTGAAATCCACATCGTCAAAAGACGGATCGCGACGCAGGTACCAGTCAAAACCAACCCACGTTAAACCGTCCGGAATACCACGCTCGCCCGGCAAGCCACAGCGTTTGTCCAATTCCGCAGAGCTATCAAAGCACAGATAATTCCAAACGATGTAAGTGGGAATGCCCGGAAAACGTTTGTTCAGCGCTTTGATCACAAGATTCAAAGACGTGCGCGTGATGCCCCAGCCGTTTGGTTCGTCAGCGATATAAAAAGCCAAAATAGTTTTCTCATAACCATCGATATACTTCGTGCCTAAGAGTTCAATAGTCTGTTCGTAATTAGGCAATAAACTGCCATCTTCGAAATTAAAAAGTTCGTCAGCTAAATCGAAAATCACTTGTTGCGGTTGTAAAGAATCGCGCACAGAACCAAAGTATTCCGGTCCCAAGTGCACAGTCGTTAAGCCTTCAAAAACTTCATGCAAATAATTTTGATCGGGGTGAGTCGTGCCCGGTTGCAAGTACGTCGCAACAAATTTCAGGTGATCGTTTTTTGCGAATGACAGTGACGAAGCAAGCACGACAATCACTGCGATAAGAACCTGGTGAAGTCCCAATTTCATAAAACGCTCCAAGGTTAAAGGAGGCTGAAATATAGTAGGCACACACAGCAGTTTCAATAAAAACCGTGAATGGGTCGTTCTAGGAACGCTGATAAGGGATTTAGAGCAGGTTCGGGTAATATTTTTTCATCAGTGCGCGCCGAGGGTCACCTAAGCGTTGGCGATCTTCTTTGGTCAGCCACTTATCGACACCGTCTGAAATGTGCTCAAGAAGTTCTTTATTGTTTAGAACTTTGTCCACATCGGCGATAATTTTCTTTCCCCATGGACTTTTCGGACACGCGACGACGACATTCGTGAACGGGCGATTGTCAGTCAAAGGAATATGAATCACTGAATCCTGAATATCGAGCAGTTTGTTATAATAGACCGCTTCAAACGGATATCCCAGGGTGTATTGAATACGATCGCTCGCGATCATCTGGTGCACTCGCAAGCTTGTAGTGATCGTCACGATTTTTGGATTCTTCAAATAATTGTTCTTAATAAGAACGTCATCAATGCCTTCGCCGTACAAGCGACCTACACCTAATTTCCAATTTGGTTTTTGATCTAAAAATTTTTGTAAAGAGTAGGGTTGAAGATTTCTAATATCTTTTAAGCGGCTTTCTCTAAGCAGGACACCATTTGAAGGAATCACGGTGAACGGTTTCGAGAAATAAAATACCTTCGCCCACTCTGCGGTATCAAGCCAACCGGCATTGCAAACTTCAGCTTTACGTTCTGCTTCTTTTAAAACGCGTGGAACAGTGCCATCGGTTCTGTTATGCTGATATTTCGGTAAAGCTTTTTGCACAAGGGCTTCAACGTTGTCGAGCAATCCCAAACCTTTAAACGGGCCCGAGTTAATAAAAATCGGAGGATCATCCCAGCGAATCCAAGTGATGACCGGACGAGATTTTGTGTTATCAGCTGCATGCCCCTCAGCGGAATAGAACGCCATTGAAAAAAATAAGATGCAGCAAGCATGCACAACGAACTTCATCGCTCTAACCTAATTGTTCGAAATCACATTGGCTAGATTTTTATTTCGCAAATGAACTCAGTCCGCATTGCCCACGCTCTAATTTGTTGCTGATTCTCAGAATTCGTAGACAGTATTGCGCAAGATTTCTGCTTTTAGGCAACAGCCACATTCTTTGTTCGAGATTTTCAAAATTAACGAATCAAATACTTTGGACAAAAGTCGATGCGACTTCAAAACAACCAAATTGAAAGGACTCGAAAATGAGACGTCATTGGATGCAAGGTATTTTATCGTCAGCAGTTTTGGTAGCGGGTGTGGCTCACGCACAAGCACCTATCACTTACCAGGAATACGGTTACACGCCATTGGCAGCCGCCGATGCGCAACCTGCTTTTGAAGGCATTGGGAAAATCACAGACGTTACACGCAAAACCGGCGGGGCTCTTTATCAATTAGATCTGTCGAAACCCTTGCCGCTGTCTTCGCTGAAGGCTAAAGCAAAACTAGGTAAAGCGAAAATTTTAAGCGTCAACCTTGTCACTGATAAGAGTGAACGCATTCCTGTAAAAGCATTAACGAACGTGGTCCTTGCTGATGCGGATGCAAATCCCGTCGTGTCAGAAAATATCAGCGTGCAATCAAATATCGTTGCGATTGAAATTCAAGCTGAAGCGATGGGCGGCAGTGCCAATATCGACATCATCGCCGTTTCAAGTAAAGAGATTCCACAACTAGCTTTGCATGAAGAGTTTTCGTGCAGCAAAAAATTTGATGCCTTGTTGAAAGAGAAATTGGATGTCGTTCAAACATGGGCCGCGCGCGCAGAACAAAGTGCGCCAGGTTCTTGGCAGGAAAAATACGCAAGCAAAGAGTTCTCGAAATACGTTGCTGATTTCGTGACGACTTTGAAAGCAGATAAATCAGCCGTCGCGTCAACGGACTACACATTGACACTTTTGAACTTCTTTACAGAACGTCAAAATGCAAGCCGAGCGGACAGTGCAGCTGACATTGGTTACAAAACAATGGCGACTGAAACTTTTGAAGTATTCTTGGCATCTTTCCAGGCGGAACAAACGTGCCGTGTGGTCACAAGTGATGCTTTGATCACGATTGCTCTGGATTTCCAAAAACGCCAAGAGGCGAATAAACCAGACAGCCGCGCACGCAAAATGTATGAAATGATGATCACGAAAATCGGTAAGTTGATTCCAAATCAATATCGTAAAGAGTTGGCGACTAAAAATCTTTCATTCCGTCAAGCTGACAATGAAGGCTACAAAAACTATAAGTTGTTCAACACAAGCAAGCCTGAAAGCTTCTTGAAGCCAACTTATCAAGAAATGAGTTCAAATGCGTATGCACTTGCTGAACAGGCGCTAGCTCGTGAAGTAAAAGCATTGGACAACGAGCAAACTTATCAGCTGATCGTTGAATACCAAGCGAAGTACAACGATGCTGCGAACTATCCGCAAGATGTGATGATGAGATATTTGACTGTACTTTCTGAGCACAGCTACTTCCTAAATAGCCAGCAGAAATAGATAGTTAGCAATACATCTAAACTCAGGACCCGTGACTAATTAATCACGGGTCCTGTATTAAAGTTCGACATAAAAACCACACTTCTAAATAAACAAAAATAACTCTCGAAAAATACAAGCCTATCAACGAGTCATTTTGAAGAAATTCTGATTCTCCTATCGTGTTTCTGAAAAAATTGACCGAAAATATGTGAGTAGAAACGGGAGTTCAGGAATGAAAAAAACACGAATCAAGGGTTTTTTAGGAATCTCAGTGTTGTATCTTGTTGTGTGTTTGTTCTATTCAAACTGCGCGATGCGCGAAGAGCCCACAGCAACTGGTTCACTGACGACGTTAGGGAAGTGATTCCCAAACGTACATGACATCAACGTAGTCCTTGCCATTGATAGGCCCGATCTTTTCTTTACCACTTAGTTTTGCACCACTTGATTCATAAAACTTCGCCGTAAGATTATCTTTCAACATCCAACAGTAAGCTTTATTGAAGCCTTTGCGTTTGATGGCTTCAAAACCAGCCAGCAACAAATGCAAGCCGATCTTTTTACCTTTGAATTTCTGCAAAAGGTAAATCGCTTGCACCTCTGCCCATTCCGGCATGTCTTCATCACGCCCAGGGGCATTCACGGAAATAAATCCGACAATCCCGTGCTTGCTTTCTGCCACATAGACATTTTCAGGATGAGTCGGGATGTATTCTTCCCAGTGATCTTTGCGACGCTTAAAAGAGAAATGCAGGTCATCTAAAAAATCTTGATCCAATTGTCCCGCATAAGCTTCACGCCAAGAATTTAAATGGGCATTTGCAATTCCGGCAGCGTCGCTGACAACGGCACGGCGAATTTTTACGCCGTCAATTTCGATTAAAATTTCCGGCGCAGTCAGTGGGTGAGTATGTAAGTTTTCCGTATACCATTTAATCGCACGCTCATAACCGTCATAAGATTTTTCGGGCATGTCTAAAGTT containing:
- a CDS encoding nuclear transport factor 2 family protein, with the protein product MDLQRNQPDKRTAPVTGGSPEAELRQFVDHFVEAIHDQDLEAIMACYADDVVAFDMMTPLQFVGKDAYRKSWQMAVENTNPDAEFTLHETKITASDSVGFCHSLCHCVGSMKDGQKMDMWMRWTDCFEKIDGKWLITHEQVSVPVDMESGKGAFNLRPEGNVVDPGLYYT
- a CDS encoding YaeQ family protein, which produces MLYRFQIELSDIDRGVYESLDFRVAQHPSETYPYMLSRVLAYCLAYQDGLEFTPGGLADPDAPALRKLGGLNTIDLWIEIGNPSARKLHKAGKSAKEVMVFTYKNPEVLLTEVKNGDVHRASDLQISAFDAKFLDLLGEKVEKNNTWSLLVQQGQMDITVKGETFTSDVGQFSVT
- a CDS encoding methyltransferase domain-containing protein, giving the protein MELVTNEIIPREYRDAVTTFLTYLEPGETVLVLGASETELLKKFRDNGFHVICVEQDPELCKKWQAEGIEMIQGTFKKLASTKVPNELQGIWGGAAFEHMSGEDFEHTLEIIHMMLPEQGVLFLTVPRKSEHGETEIMHGADSTHFFTEEELSKILKDKEFDIKFIEESTPKVLTAVAVQNQLF
- the ppk2 gene encoding polyphosphate kinase 2; its protein translation is MAPKKSLSKIEKKAHAKESLSSKVYEQELKKLHIELVNLQLWVAHKGLKVCIIFEGRDGAGKGGTIKAITERVSPRVFRVVALPAPTERENSQMYIQRYVAHLPAAGEVVIFDRSWYNRAGVENVMGWCTKEQVKSFLKAVPLFERAMVDAGIILLKYWLEVSPEEQERRLHDRIHDGRKIWKLSPMDIKSYDLWDEYTKARDEMFKATNSSWAPWYVAISEDKRRVRLNIINHILEKIEYKKLKHKSITLPKRKIKDPSGNIGKVHIVADRAG
- a CDS encoding TIGR02285 family protein — its product is MKFVVHACCILFFSMAFYSAEGHAADNTKSRPVITWIRWDDPPIFINSGPFKGLGLLDNVEALVQKALPKYQHNRTDGTVPRVLKEAERKAEVCNAGWLDTAEWAKVFYFSKPFTVIPSNGVLLRESRLKDIRNLQPYSLQKFLDQKPNWKLGVGRLYGEGIDDVLIKNNYLKNPKIVTITTSLRVHQMIASDRIQYTLGYPFEAVYYNKLLDIQDSVIHIPLTDNRPFTNVVVACPKSPWGKKIIADVDKVLNNKELLEHISDGVDKWLTKEDRQRLGDPRRALMKKYYPNLL
- a CDS encoding beta-sandwich domain-containing protein; its protein translation is MRRHWMQGILSSAVLVAGVAHAQAPITYQEYGYTPLAAADAQPAFEGIGKITDVTRKTGGALYQLDLSKPLPLSSLKAKAKLGKAKILSVNLVTDKSERIPVKALTNVVLADADANPVVSENISVQSNIVAIEIQAEAMGGSANIDIIAVSSKEIPQLALHEEFSCSKKFDALLKEKLDVVQTWAARAEQSAPGSWQEKYASKEFSKYVADFVTTLKADKSAVASTDYTLTLLNFFTERQNASRADSAADIGYKTMATETFEVFLASFQAEQTCRVVTSDALITIALDFQKRQEANKPDSRARKMYEMMITKIGKLIPNQYRKELATKNLSFRQADNEGYKNYKLFNTSKPESFLKPTYQEMSSNAYALAEQALAREVKALDNEQTYQLIVEYQAKYNDAANYPQDVMMRYLTVLSEHSYFLNSQQK
- a CDS encoding GNAT family N-acetyltransferase, whose translation is MGWNKLAAHEQPGFFVGFGSTLRNNFKFSDSEKILREGISHFPHYPALKVFYAFTLHSLGKELKAVEILLQSTLDMPEKSYDGYERAIKWYTENLHTHPLTAPEILIEIDGVKIRRAVVSDAAGIANAHLNSWREAYAGQLDQDFLDDLHFSFKRRKDHWEEYIPTHPENVYVAESKHGIVGFISVNAPGRDEDMPEWAEVQAIYLLQKFKGKKIGLHLLLAGFEAIKRKGFNKAYCWMLKDNLTAKFYESSGAKLSGKEKIGPINGKDYVDVMYVWESLP